A genomic segment from Desulfonatronum lacustre DSM 10312 encodes:
- a CDS encoding F0F1 ATP synthase subunit gamma — MASLKDIQRKIGGVKKTKQITKAMNMVASAKLRKAQQRIEQFRPYADKLYEMLTDLSGRTDTSAHPLLEVREAIKKVVIVLVTADRGLCGSFNVNLITKARKLAAEKEAVGKEVEIVCVGKKGRDVMRKQPWPIRADHVNVMNTFDFTLGTELGTSLMNGYLNHEFDEVIIVFGKFISFAKQEVVSLRVLPIASEAAEVEEVQGPASEYIYEPSVEGILAELLPRFVNVQIYRGLLDTNASEHAARMRAMDNATKNCDELSKSLTLVYNKARQSAITTELMDIVGGAEALKSA; from the coding sequence ATGGCTTCTTTGAAGGACATTCAGCGCAAGATCGGCGGGGTCAAGAAAACCAAGCAGATCACCAAGGCCATGAACATGGTGGCCTCGGCGAAATTGCGCAAGGCTCAGCAACGCATTGAGCAGTTCAGACCATATGCGGACAAGTTATACGAGATGCTCACGGATTTGAGCGGCCGCACGGACACCTCGGCTCACCCGTTGCTTGAGGTGCGCGAGGCAATCAAAAAAGTCGTGATCGTCCTGGTCACCGCGGACCGCGGATTGTGCGGCAGCTTTAACGTCAACCTGATCACCAAGGCCCGTAAGCTGGCGGCGGAGAAAGAAGCCGTCGGCAAAGAAGTGGAGATCGTCTGCGTCGGAAAAAAGGGACGGGACGTGATGCGCAAGCAGCCGTGGCCCATCCGTGCTGATCACGTCAACGTGATGAACACCTTCGACTTCACCCTGGGCACGGAACTGGGCACAAGCCTGATGAACGGATATTTGAACCACGAGTTCGATGAAGTGATCATCGTCTTCGGAAAATTCATCAGTTTCGCCAAGCAGGAGGTCGTCTCCCTGCGTGTTCTGCCCATCGCTTCGGAAGCAGCCGAGGTGGAGGAAGTTCAGGGACCCGCCAGCGAGTACATTTACGAACCGTCGGTGGAAGGCATTCTCGCCGAATTGCTGCCTCGTTTCGTAAACGTGCAGATCTACAGAGGGCTTCTGGATACGAACGCCAGCGAACATGCCGCTCGGATGCGGGCCATGGACAACGCGACGAAAAATTGTGACGAATTGTCGAAATCTTTGACGTTGGTCTATAACAAGGCCAGGCAAAGCGCCATTACCACAGAGCTGATGGATATCGTCGGCGGCGCTGAAGCTCTGAAATCAGCCTAA
- the atpA gene encoding F0F1 ATP synthase subunit alpha: MQIKADEISKIIESQIQNYEQRVEMSETGVVLSVGDGIARVYGVENAMAMELLEFPGGVYGMVLNLEEDNVGVALLGEVTNIKEGDTVKRTGRIFSVPVGDAVVGRVIDPLGNPLDGLGPIEAKEIRKVEIKAPGIVARKSVHEPMYTGLKAIDAMTPIGRGQRELVIGDRQIGKTALCLDAILAQKESDIHCFYVAIGQKKSTVALVVDTLRKYGAMEYTTVISATASEPASLQYIAAYSGCTMAEYYRDSGKHSLIIYDDLSKQAVAYRQMSLLLRRPPGREAFPGDIFYNHSRLLERSAKVNDAMGAGSLTALPIIETQAGDVSAYIPTNVISITDGQVYLEPSLFYAGVRPAINVGLSVSRVGGAAQIKAMKQVAGTLRLDLAQYRELAAFAQFGSDLDKSTQQRLNRGMRLVELLKQPQYQPMTVAEQVISLYAGTRGLMDDLPVSAVFKFETELQEYMRNQRPDILDDIKTKQALDADLEAKLREAIETMKKTFQAE, encoded by the coding sequence ATGCAGATCAAAGCAGATGAAATCAGCAAAATTATTGAGAGCCAGATTCAGAATTACGAACAGCGCGTGGAAATGAGCGAAACCGGCGTCGTCCTCTCCGTTGGCGACGGAATCGCTCGCGTCTACGGCGTTGAAAACGCCATGGCCATGGAGCTGCTGGAATTCCCCGGCGGCGTCTACGGCATGGTATTGAACCTCGAAGAGGACAACGTCGGCGTCGCGCTGTTGGGCGAAGTCACGAACATCAAGGAAGGCGACACGGTCAAGCGGACCGGACGGATTTTCTCCGTGCCCGTAGGCGACGCGGTGGTCGGCCGGGTCATCGACCCCTTGGGAAATCCCCTGGACGGTCTAGGACCCATCGAAGCCAAGGAAATCCGGAAAGTTGAAATCAAGGCTCCCGGCATCGTGGCCAGGAAGTCCGTTCACGAGCCCATGTACACCGGGCTGAAGGCCATCGACGCCATGACCCCCATCGGTCGCGGACAGCGCGAACTGGTCATCGGCGACCGTCAGATCGGGAAAACAGCTCTCTGCCTGGACGCCATCCTGGCCCAGAAGGAAAGCGACATCCACTGCTTTTACGTGGCCATCGGCCAGAAGAAGTCCACCGTCGCCCTGGTCGTGGACACCCTGCGCAAATACGGTGCCATGGAATACACCACGGTCATCTCCGCCACGGCTTCCGAACCGGCCTCCCTGCAGTACATCGCGGCCTACTCCGGCTGCACCATGGCCGAATACTACCGGGACAGCGGCAAGCACTCCCTGATTATTTACGATGACCTTTCCAAGCAGGCCGTGGCCTACCGCCAGATGTCCCTGCTGCTGCGTCGTCCTCCGGGACGTGAAGCCTTCCCCGGCGACATCTTCTACAACCACTCCCGCCTGCTGGAGCGCTCCGCCAAGGTCAACGACGCCATGGGCGCCGGTTCCCTCACCGCCCTGCCGATCATCGAAACCCAGGCCGGCGACGTCTCCGCTTACATTCCGACCAACGTCATCTCCATCACCGACGGTCAGGTCTACCTGGAACCCAGTCTGTTCTACGCCGGTGTTCGTCCGGCCATCAACGTCGGGTTGTCCGTCTCCCGCGTGGGCGGCGCCGCCCAGATCAAGGCCATGAAGCAGGTCGCCGGAACCTTGCGCCTGGATTTGGCCCAGTACCGCGAACTGGCCGCCTTCGCCCAGTTCGGTTCCGACCTGGACAAGTCCACCCAGCAGCGCCTCAATCGCGGCATGCGACTGGTTGAACTTCTGAAGCAGCCTCAGTATCAGCCCATGACCGTGGCTGAACAGGTCATTTCCTTGTACGCCGGAACCCGCGGCCTGATGGACGACCTCCCGGTGTCCGCAGTGTTCAAGTTTGAGACCGAACTGCAAGAGTACATGCGCAACCAGCGTCCCGATATTCTGGACGACATCAAGACCAAGCAGGCCCTGGACGCGGATCTTGAAGCCAAGCTGCGTGAAGCCATCGAGACGATGAAGAAGACCTTTCAGGCTGAATAA
- the atpH gene encoding ATP synthase F1 subunit delta, translating into MIGNIVARRYARALFSLGVPQGDAELVAYGKDLSGLAKALNESPQLDRIFRNPVFKVEEKKAVVNAILSKIKAKQMVVNFCHLLADNNRLGFLADIQAYYAELLDEHQGVARGRMITAINLEPEIQKKLKKSLEEKTSRQLILDYAVDPQILGGLVLKIGDRVLDASLRAQLVAMKETIKRGE; encoded by the coding sequence TTGATTGGAAACATCGTGGCGCGCAGATACGCCCGGGCTCTCTTCTCCTTGGGCGTGCCCCAGGGGGACGCGGAACTTGTCGCCTACGGCAAGGACCTCTCCGGGTTGGCCAAGGCATTGAACGAGTCGCCGCAGTTGGACCGCATATTCCGCAATCCCGTCTTCAAGGTGGAAGAAAAGAAGGCTGTGGTCAACGCGATTCTTTCAAAGATCAAAGCCAAGCAGATGGTCGTCAACTTCTGTCATCTGCTGGCGGACAACAACAGACTGGGATTTCTGGCGGACATCCAGGCCTACTATGCTGAGTTGCTGGACGAGCACCAAGGCGTGGCCCGAGGCCGAATGATCACGGCCATCAACCTGGAGCCGGAAATTCAAAAAAAGCTCAAGAAATCGCTGGAGGAAAAGACCAGCCGCCAGTTGATTCTCGATTATGCCGTGGACCCGCAAATTTTGGGGGGACTCGTGTTGAAGATTGGGGACAGGGTACTGGATGCCAGCCTTCGGGCCCAACTGGTCGCGATGAAAGAAACCATCAAGAGGGGTGAGTAA
- the atpF gene encoding F0F1 ATP synthase subunit B has translation MAKWKDLAWRIINFIIFVGILYWAAGKRIGQMLTSRREKIRDDLIDMDQRRIDADKKLREVEAQIKDLDAERERVLADFQSQGETLKRTIIAQAHEKAAQIKAQAETAATQEYKLATERLREELADMVVETAEKMIQSQLTKEGHEKLIQQSLTRVVLH, from the coding sequence ATGGCGAAATGGAAAGATCTTGCTTGGCGAATCATCAACTTCATCATCTTCGTCGGGATTCTCTATTGGGCAGCCGGAAAGCGCATCGGCCAGATGCTCACCTCCCGGCGGGAAAAAATTCGGGACGATCTCATCGACATGGATCAACGCCGCATTGATGCCGATAAAAAATTGCGGGAAGTCGAAGCCCAGATCAAGGACCTGGACGCCGAGCGCGAACGGGTGCTTGCCGACTTCCAGAGCCAGGGAGAGACGCTGAAGCGAACCATCATCGCCCAAGCACATGAAAAAGCGGCGCAGATCAAGGCCCAGGCCGAAACGGCCGCAACCCAGGAATACAAGCTGGCCACGGAACGACTCCGCGAGGAGCTGGCCGACATGGTTGTGGAAACAGCCGAGAAAATGATCCAAAGCCAGTTGACCAAGGAAGGCCATGAAAAATTGATCCAACAATCCTTAACAAGGGTGGTGCTGCATTGA
- a CDS encoding ATP synthase F0 subunit B, whose amino-acid sequence MIDVNISMLIQLINFFIVLAVLNAILYRPIRAVIKKRAQRLSEQLRDVENFTAQAQEKMAAYTGALTVAQQQGVEIRSQFKAEGYQEEATLLDGANKSAAQELKAAREDAAAQVRAGKKTLTSRVDGFARQVTEKVVSWAV is encoded by the coding sequence ATGATTGATGTCAACATTTCCATGCTCATTCAGCTGATCAATTTCTTCATTGTTCTGGCTGTGCTCAACGCGATCCTCTATCGACCGATCCGGGCGGTCATCAAGAAGCGCGCCCAACGTTTGTCGGAGCAGCTGCGTGACGTGGAGAACTTCACGGCTCAAGCTCAAGAAAAAATGGCGGCCTATACCGGCGCTCTGACCGTTGCCCAGCAACAGGGCGTGGAAATCCGTTCCCAGTTCAAGGCCGAAGGATACCAAGAAGAGGCCACGTTGCTGGACGGGGCCAACAAGTCAGCGGCTCAAGAATTGAAGGCGGCTCGCGAGGACGCCGCGGCGCAGGTGCGCGCCGGCAAGAAGACCCTGACATCCCGAGTCGACGGGTTCGCCCGGCAGGTCACGGAAAAAGTCGTTAGCTGGGCCGTGTAA
- a CDS encoding bactofilin family protein encodes MAKDEINAFLGSGTSYEGKLHFQGAVRIDGAFLGRIDSQGTLIVGQDAKIDGEVAVGSLILSGLLKGRVTAEDKIVLHKTARLQGSVRAPTLIIEEGAVLDGDVVMSATATETVAELPMPREDSESSS; translated from the coding sequence ATGGCCAAAGACGAGATCAACGCCTTCCTGGGCTCTGGAACGTCGTACGAAGGAAAACTTCACTTTCAAGGGGCGGTACGCATCGACGGGGCCTTTCTCGGAAGAATCGATTCGCAAGGCACCCTGATCGTCGGACAGGACGCCAAGATCGACGGCGAAGTCGCCGTGGGCAGTCTGATCCTCAGCGGCCTGCTGAAGGGACGCGTCACGGCGGAGGACAAAATCGTCCTGCACAAGACGGCCCGGCTGCAAGGTTCGGTACGTGCTCCGACCCTGATCATCGAGGAAGGAGCGGTCCTGGACGGCGACGTGGTGATGTCCGCAACCGCCACCGAGACCGTCGCCGAACTCCCAATGCCTCGAGAAGATTCCGAATCATCTTCTTGA
- the rodA gene encoding rod shape-determining protein RodA yields MTLIDRRLITHFDWALAGFAMALFALGVVNLYSASGFRMEEGITLTSFYRKQLYWGMIGLAGMIAFLVFDYRHLRMLAWPLFVATVVALVATLLWGKTIMGARRWLDLGLFNFQSSEFAKISLLILAAKLLSRDQGKLDWGRLLILGGIGLVPALLVIKQPDLGSAVTLLLILGGMALFRGVRGSVLKVAALLVPASLPLGWYLLHDYQRQRILGFLDPGNDPLGAGYHIIQSQIAVGSGQLWGRGFLEGTQSQLRFLPEKHTDFALAVFGEEWGFIGCLVLLMLISLFLLSIIRTAAEAKDGFGCYLAVGIFFYFFWQIVVNMGMVLGLMPVVGIPLPLISYGGTSTLTSFCLIGLVLNVSMRRFFFKK; encoded by the coding sequence GTGACCCTGATTGATCGCCGCCTGATCACTCACTTCGACTGGGCCTTGGCCGGCTTCGCCATGGCCCTGTTCGCCCTGGGAGTCGTCAATCTCTACTCCGCCAGCGGGTTTCGGATGGAGGAGGGCATCACCCTGACCTCCTTTTATCGCAAGCAACTTTACTGGGGCATGATCGGCCTGGCCGGAATGATCGCCTTCCTGGTCTTCGATTATCGTCACTTGCGGATGCTGGCCTGGCCGCTGTTCGTGGCCACCGTGGTCGCCCTGGTCGCGACCTTGCTTTGGGGCAAGACCATCATGGGGGCCCGGCGTTGGCTGGATTTGGGTCTTTTCAACTTCCAATCCAGTGAATTCGCCAAAATTTCTCTGCTGATCCTCGCCGCCAAACTGCTTTCCCGGGACCAGGGCAAGCTTGACTGGGGTCGGCTTCTGATTCTCGGCGGCATCGGCCTTGTGCCGGCACTCCTGGTGATCAAGCAGCCGGATCTCGGCTCGGCCGTCACCCTGCTGCTGATCCTGGGCGGCATGGCCCTGTTCCGCGGAGTTCGCGGCTCGGTGCTCAAAGTGGCGGCCCTGCTTGTTCCGGCGTCCCTCCCCCTGGGCTGGTATCTGCTGCACGACTATCAGCGTCAGCGCATTCTCGGCTTCCTCGACCCAGGTAATGATCCGCTGGGTGCCGGATACCATATTATCCAGTCGCAGATCGCGGTGGGCTCCGGGCAGCTGTGGGGTCGGGGCTTTTTGGAGGGGACCCAAAGTCAATTGCGATTTTTGCCGGAAAAGCATACTGACTTCGCGTTGGCCGTGTTTGGAGAGGAATGGGGGTTTATCGGTTGTCTGGTCCTCTTGATGCTGATTTCCCTGTTCCTGTTGAGCATCATCCGAACCGCGGCCGAGGCCAAGGACGGGTTCGGCTGTTATCTGGCCGTGGGCATCTTTTTCTATTTTTTCTGGCAAATAGTCGTCAACATGGGCATGGTACTGGGGTTGATGCCCGTGGTGGGCATTCCCCTTCCGCTGATCAGCTACGGCGGCACGTCGACCTTGACCAGCTTCTGCTTGATCGGTCTCGTGCTCAATGTCTCCATGCGTCGCTTTTTTTTCAAAAAATGA
- the mrdA gene encoding penicillin-binding protein 2 — protein MHLNRDAEPQQFPKNGLLFLQLLVLGIFVVFALRFWYLQLHRGQEFADRAENNRIRQQQVYAPRGLIRDRSGALLAVNEPAYALAIVREDSQDIPAALRRISDWLDLDLDHLQETFEKGRPRIRRFEPQILVHSLTFEQLATIEANTMTWPELKIVTKPRRSYPQGPLLAHVIGYVAEANEQEMNVDPDLTLGDSVGKKGIEFTMETVLRGQKGLRQVDVDAAGRQLGTALLVPPEAGGDVRLSIDLELQEFVDQTLGEHVGSVIVMEADTGQVLALVSKPAFDNNMFVSGLSHADWALLRDNPAHPLQNRAIQSAYPPGSVFKLVIAGAALTHRIAVPTDRVFCSGGLRLGNRLFRCWERRGHGWMDMNQGLVQSCDVYFYTLGDKLGVDRMHPYAVESGFGVRTGIDLPHESMGLVPSRDWKRRRFNEPWHGGENLNMSIGQGYMLATPLQLARYTAALINGGKLLKPQLLASASPDVRGELPLQAGHREFLVQTMVNTVEGSRGTARRIAKPGVRLGAKTGTAQVVRLMSEFERAKLKDIPYHLRDHAWMNSFGQRDGRNYVIVAMVEHGGGGGSTAGPIIKSIYDYLFPDPQKVEEARDPD, from the coding sequence ATGCATCTCAATCGTGACGCCGAGCCTCAGCAGTTTCCGAAGAACGGCCTGCTGTTTCTCCAGCTGCTGGTGCTGGGAATATTCGTCGTCTTCGCCCTACGCTTCTGGTATCTGCAACTGCATCGGGGCCAGGAGTTCGCGGACCGGGCCGAAAACAACCGCATCCGCCAGCAGCAGGTTTACGCTCCACGCGGCCTGATCAGGGACCGGAGCGGAGCGTTGTTGGCCGTGAACGAACCGGCCTACGCCCTGGCCATCGTTCGCGAGGACTCCCAGGACATCCCCGCGGCCCTCCGACGAATCAGCGATTGGCTGGACCTGGACCTGGACCATCTCCAGGAGACTTTTGAAAAGGGACGCCCGAGAATCCGGCGGTTCGAGCCACAAATCCTGGTCCACTCTCTGACCTTCGAGCAACTGGCCACCATCGAAGCCAACACCATGACCTGGCCGGAACTGAAAATCGTCACCAAGCCGAGACGATCTTATCCTCAGGGTCCGTTGTTGGCCCACGTCATCGGGTACGTGGCCGAGGCCAACGAACAGGAAATGAACGTCGATCCGGACCTGACCCTGGGCGACAGCGTCGGCAAGAAAGGGATCGAGTTCACCATGGAAACGGTTCTGCGGGGTCAAAAGGGGCTGCGCCAGGTAGACGTGGACGCCGCCGGGCGCCAGTTGGGGACCGCGTTGTTGGTCCCTCCTGAAGCCGGAGGCGACGTTCGGCTGAGCATCGACCTGGAGCTGCAGGAATTCGTCGACCAGACCTTGGGCGAGCATGTCGGCTCGGTGATCGTCATGGAAGCCGACACCGGCCAGGTGTTGGCCCTGGTCAGCAAACCGGCCTTCGACAACAATATGTTCGTCTCTGGGTTAAGCCACGCGGATTGGGCCCTGCTCCGGGACAACCCAGCCCATCCGTTGCAGAACCGGGCCATCCAGAGCGCGTACCCTCCGGGCTCGGTCTTCAAGCTGGTCATAGCCGGGGCCGCTCTGACGCACCGCATCGCCGTGCCCACGGACCGGGTCTTCTGCTCCGGCGGACTCCGGCTGGGCAACCGCTTGTTCCGCTGCTGGGAACGACGCGGGCACGGCTGGATGGACATGAACCAAGGGCTGGTCCAATCCTGCGACGTTTACTTCTACACCCTCGGGGACAAACTGGGCGTGGACCGGATGCACCCCTATGCCGTGGAGAGCGGGTTCGGCGTGCGCACCGGGATCGACCTGCCCCACGAGTCCATGGGCTTGGTCCCCAGCCGCGATTGGAAGCGCCGCCGCTTCAATGAACCCTGGCATGGAGGAGAAAACTTGAATATGTCCATCGGACAGGGCTACATGCTGGCCACGCCGCTCCAACTGGCCAGATACACCGCGGCCCTGATCAACGGCGGAAAACTGCTCAAGCCCCAACTCCTGGCCAGCGCGTCCCCGGATGTGCGGGGAGAGCTGCCCTTGCAGGCCGGACACCGGGAATTTCTTGTCCAGACCATGGTCAACACCGTCGAAGGTTCGAGAGGCACGGCGAGACGGATCGCCAAGCCCGGCGTGCGCCTCGGGGCCAAGACCGGCACGGCCCAGGTGGTTCGACTGATGAGCGAGTTCGAGCGGGCCAAGCTCAAGGATATCCCGTACCATCTCCGCGACCATGCCTGGATGAACTCTTTCGGCCAGCGGGACGGACGCAACTACGTCATCGTGGCCATGGTCGAACACGGCGGAGGCGGAGGTTCCACCGCCGGACCAATCATCAAATCCATTTACGACTACCTGTTCCCTGACCCCCAAAAGGTGGAAGAAGCCCGTGACCCTGATTGA
- the mreC gene encoding rod shape-determining protein MreC, whose translation MLLIIFLLLSIYTWNWRTGVLDGITGKTGLEIVAWVSFPLRWTGEQVRSSWDSYVNLGEVRQENERLWAKVTDLYLQLSRLHEEAAEVNRLRALHDFQPPDDWTLEGGRVVAARFGPHAVVESLLVDKGTRVGVVENTPVITPLGVVGRVLRGSPTFSNVLLITDPNSKVAIMGRDHRTQGILVGNGPQRELQMQYVPLNDLLQEGEILVTSGMDGVFPKGLPVARVQRIERPSTSLFQVVEAAPLVDLRNLEEVFLVLNLTPVIEE comes from the coding sequence TTGCTCCTGATCATCTTTCTGCTTCTGAGCATTTATACCTGGAACTGGCGTACCGGCGTCCTGGATGGGATCACGGGAAAGACCGGCCTGGAAATCGTGGCCTGGGTTTCGTTTCCCCTGCGATGGACCGGGGAACAGGTCCGTTCCTCTTGGGATTCCTACGTCAACTTGGGAGAGGTGCGCCAGGAGAATGAACGGCTGTGGGCCAAGGTCACCGATCTCTATCTGCAATTGTCCCGGTTGCATGAGGAGGCCGCCGAGGTCAACCGCCTGCGCGCCCTGCACGATTTTCAGCCGCCCGATGACTGGACTCTGGAAGGCGGACGGGTGGTGGCCGCGAGATTCGGACCGCACGCCGTGGTGGAATCCTTGCTGGTGGACAAGGGAACCCGGGTCGGCGTGGTCGAAAACACCCCCGTGATCACCCCCCTGGGAGTCGTGGGGCGGGTGCTGCGCGGATCCCCCACCTTTTCCAACGTACTCTTGATCACCGATCCCAACAGTAAAGTGGCGATCATGGGCCGCGACCACCGCACGCAGGGCATCCTGGTGGGCAATGGGCCGCAACGGGAACTGCAAATGCAGTACGTCCCGTTGAACGACCTGCTCCAGGAGGGTGAAATCCTCGTCACCTCCGGCATGGACGGCGTTTTTCCCAAGGGATTGCCCGTGGCCCGGGTCCAGCGCATCGAACGGCCCAGCACCTCTTTGTTCCAAGTAGTGGAGGCCGCGCCGCTCGTGGACTTGCGCAACCTGGAGGAAGTATTCCTGGTGCTGAACCTTACCCCGGTCATCGAAGAATAG
- a CDS encoding rod shape-determining protein, producing MSRILDILLGPFSSDLAIDLGTANTCVYVKGKGIVLREPSVVAVKKDNRGQNKVLAVGAEAKRMLGRTPGNIEAIRPMKDGVIADFEITEAMLRHFISKVHNRRHLVRPRIIVCVPTGITQVEKRAVRESAQSAGAREVYLIEEPMAAAIGANLPVTEPTSNMVVDIGGGTTEVAVISLSGVVYSKSVRMGGDKMDESIMQHLKRKYNMLIGESSAEQIKMRLGSAYPLDKEEEMEVKGRDLVTGIPQNILITSEEVRKALADQVDVIVQAVRIALEQTPPELAADIVDRGIVLTGGGALLRGLDNLLREETSLPITVVDDPLSAVVLGSGKALDSLDILREVTID from the coding sequence ATGTCGAGAATTCTGGATATCCTGCTGGGTCCGTTTTCCAGCGATCTGGCGATTGATTTGGGCACCGCCAACACCTGCGTCTACGTCAAGGGCAAGGGCATCGTGCTCCGCGAACCCTCCGTGGTCGCCGTGAAGAAGGACAACCGCGGCCAGAACAAGGTCTTGGCCGTGGGGGCCGAGGCCAAACGGATGCTCGGCAGGACCCCCGGGAACATCGAGGCCATTCGTCCCATGAAGGACGGGGTCATCGCGGACTTCGAAATCACCGAGGCCATGCTCCGCCACTTCATTTCCAAGGTTCATAACCGTCGTCATCTGGTGCGGCCGCGGATCATCGTCTGCGTGCCCACGGGCATCACCCAGGTGGAAAAACGAGCCGTGCGTGAATCCGCGCAAAGCGCCGGAGCACGGGAAGTCTACCTGATCGAGGAGCCGATGGCCGCGGCCATCGGCGCCAACCTGCCCGTCACCGAGCCGACTTCCAACATGGTCGTGGACATCGGCGGCGGCACCACCGAAGTGGCCGTCATTTCTCTCTCCGGCGTGGTGTACAGCAAGTCCGTGCGCATGGGCGGGGACAAGATGGACGAGTCCATCATGCAGCACCTGAAGCGTAAATATAACATGCTCATCGGAGAAAGTTCGGCGGAGCAGATCAAGATGCGCCTCGGCTCGGCCTATCCGCTGGACAAGGAAGAAGAAATGGAGGTCAAGGGACGGGATCTGGTCACGGGCATTCCCCAGAATATTTTGATCACGTCCGAGGAGGTCCGCAAAGCCTTGGCCGACCAGGTGGACGTCATCGTCCAGGCGGTGCGCATCGCCCTTGAGCAGACCCCTCCCGAGCTTGCCGCGGACATCGTCGACCGCGGCATTGTTTTGACCGGAGGCGGCGCCCTGCTCCGCGGGCTGGACAACCTGCTGCGCGAAGAGACCTCGTTGCCCATCACCGTTGTCGACGACCCGCTTTCCGCGGTGGTGCTGGGCTCGGGCAAAGCACTGGACAGCCTGGATATTTTGCGAGAGGTAACCATCGATTAG